In Sutterella faecalis, a genomic segment contains:
- a CDS encoding FeoA family protein → MTEPKQIRKLADVEIKTPVTVARMKLDDAEIAHLADLGMRLGSVVRVLQVSRDEPLLVAVGDGRIAVNYAVAQKIYVY, encoded by the coding sequence ATGACGGAGCCCAAACAAATCCGAAAACTCGCTGATGTGGAGATCAAGACTCCCGTGACCGTTGCGCGCATGAAGCTCGACGATGCGGAGATTGCGCATCTTGCGGACCTCGGCATGCGCCTTGGCAGTGTTGTTCGGGTGCTGCAGGTTTCCCGCGACGAACCCCTGCTCGTTGCCGTCGGAGACGGGCGCATTGCCGTCAATTACGCTGTGGCCCAGAAAATCTACGTTTACTAA
- a CDS encoding FeoA family protein, translating to MYLKELPVGSKGKIVGFGKEHPEYRRRLVMLGATPGTTFEVVRIAPLGDPIEIRVRGSFISVRRDEAMLMEVEKI from the coding sequence ATGTATCTCAAGGAACTTCCTGTTGGTTCCAAGGGCAAAATCGTCGGCTTCGGCAAGGAACATCCTGAATACCGCCGCCGTCTCGTCATGCTCGGGGCTACTCCCGGCACGACCTTTGAAGTTGTCCGTATCGCTCCCCTCGGCGACCCGATTGAAATTCGAGTCCGCGGCAGCTTCATCAGCGTTCGCCGCGATGAAGCCATGCTGATGGAAGTTGAAAAGATTTAA